The Mycoplasma sp. 1654_15 genome contains a region encoding:
- a CDS encoding class I SAM-dependent RNA methyltransferase — MILKQTKIIFYNQKGQGAGYYNNKIIYLDFVILNEVVEFEILAEFKNYYKGKVTKIIEASPNRNYDLPLNYELIGGYELIHMNLEAEAEYKKYVVKNDYKNIAKFDVNKELELNYFQGKKEFRYRNKITLFDGALYQKASHKKIFLNDFLLTDIKPKTNLKGKVILRKLDKLVVGTKKDVELFNTDNLLGLMFRININSFYQINKEVAEKAYLEIINLVDTNDIVLDLYSGIGTISLLVAQKAKKVIAVEQNKFAHIDALFNKKQNKIENISFNNQEVSLFLKDFNEKIDTIIVDPAREGMGKKVVEEILRLKPKKIIYLSCNPATQAYDFSLLKNNYKISFMQIFNMFVKTFHIETLICLERI, encoded by the coding sequence ATGATATTAAAACAAACTAAAATTATCTTTTATAACCAAAAAGGTCAGGGTGCTGGTTATTATAATAATAAAATTATTTATCTAGATTTTGTAATTTTAAACGAGGTTGTTGAATTCGAAATTCTAGCAGAGTTTAAAAATTACTATAAAGGAAAAGTAACTAAAATAATTGAAGCTAGCCCAAATCGTAATTACGATTTGCCACTTAATTATGAACTAATTGGTGGTTATGAGCTTATTCATATGAATCTAGAAGCTGAAGCTGAATATAAAAAATATGTTGTTAAAAATGACTATAAAAACATAGCAAAATTCGATGTTAATAAAGAACTAGAATTAAATTATTTTCAAGGTAAAAAAGAATTTAGATATAGAAATAAAATTACTTTATTTGATGGTGCTTTGTATCAAAAAGCTTCTCATAAGAAGATTTTTTTAAATGACTTTTTACTTACTGATATAAAACCAAAAACTAATTTAAAAGGGAAGGTAATTTTAAGAAAATTAGATAAATTAGTTGTTGGAACAAAAAAAGATGTTGAATTATTTAATACAGATAATTTATTAGGTTTAATGTTTAGAATAAACATTAATTCTTTTTATCAAATTAATAAAGAAGTAGCTGAAAAAGCATATTTAGAAATTATAAATTTAGTAGATACAAATGATATTGTCTTAGATCTTTATAGTGGGATTGGGACAATTTCATTATTGGTGGCTCAAAAAGCTAAAAAAGTTATTGCTGTAGAGCAAAATAAGTTTGCTCATATTGACGCTTTATTTAATAAAAAACAAAATAAAATTGAAAATATATCTTTTAATAATCAAGAAGTGTCCTTGTTTTTGAAGGATTTTAATGAAAAAATTGATACTATTATTGTAGACCCTGCAAGAGAAGGGATGGGCAAAAAAGTAGTAGAAGAAATTTTGAGATTAAAACCTAAGAAAATTATTTATTTATCTTGCAATCCAGCAACTCAAGCCTATGATTTTTCTTTATTAAAAAACAATTACAAAATTAGTTTTATGCAAATTTTTAATATGTTTGTAAAAACTTTTCATATTGAAACTTTAATCTGTTTGGAAAGAATTTAA